Below is a window of Candidatus Hydrogenedentota bacterium DNA.
TTGTCCACGGCATACCCCTTGGCCACGGCCGACAGGTCGCAATAGACGTCCGGTCGCGTCTTGATCAGCCGGTTCTCCGCGTCCACGGCCACCATGCGCCAGCCCACGCGCTCCCGCAGGGCGGCGACGGCCGCGTCGTCCGGCGGCGGCCCCTCCGGGTCGGGGCCGAAGCCCCACGCGTTCACCAGGGGCCCCACGGTGATGTCAAAGGCCCCGTCCGACTGTTCGGAGACGGCGAGGGCAACGCGGAAGACCTCCGCAGTCTCGGTGCTCACGGGGAAGGGGTCCGTGCCGGGGTGCCGGTTGAACCGGCTGAGCTCGGAGTCCTCCCGGTAAGTGGACATCTTTGTGTTGACGTCCTCCAGGGCCGCGTCCACGGCCTTGTGGGCGCGGAGGACCTCCTCCTTCGACAAGGTCCCCGTGAGGGTCACATGATAGGACGCCCCCATGCTCTTCCCCTCGAACTTCGCCACAGACGCCTGCGCGGGGGAGGGGGCGTCCGCGCCGCTCCCCGGGGCGGGCGGGCAGGTCAGCGACCGGTGGGCGTACCAGCCCAGCGCGGCGACGGCGACGAGCGCCAGCGCCGCGTTGCGGACAAACTCAGGGGGTCTCTTCACCGGCGGCCCCGTCCGGCGCGGCGCAGCCGCCGCGGCATTTCCGCTCCTCCTCATACTGCACCACGCGGGAGCACTGCTCCAGGGGGCGGCTGCACGGCGGCGGGCAGAAGGAGGCCTCGCCGATCTCCTGGTCCATGTCGAGGGCCGGCTGGTCCGACTCCGCCGGGCCGATGGGCCGCGCGGGCACCCCGGCCACCGTGGTGTGCGGCGGCACGGACTTCAGGACCACCGCGCCCGCGGCGACCTTGGCGCCCTCGCCCACCTCGATGTTGCCCAGAATCTTGGCGCCCGCCGCGATGAGGACGCCCTGGCGGATTTTCGGGTGGCGGTCGCCCCACTCCTTGCCCGTGCCGCCCAGGGTGACGGCGTGGAGCATGGAGACGTTGTCCTCGACCACGGCGGTCTCGCCGATGACGATGCCCGTGGCGTGGTCAATGAAGACGCCCCGGCCGATGCGGGCGGCGGGGTGGATGTCCACGGCGAAAGCCTCGGAGATGCGGCTCTGGAGAAACAGGGCCAGATGGGTCCGGTCCTGCCGCCAGTAATAATGGGCGATGCGGTGGGCCTGAAGCCCCAGGAAGCCCTTGAAATACAGGATGGGCTGCGAGTACATGCGGCAGGCCGGGTCGCGCCGCCGCACCGCCTCGATGTCCTCCCGGGCGCAGGCGGCCAGGCCGGGGTCCGCCTCGTGCGCGGCCTCCATGAGGTCTCGCAGCGAAAGGGCCGGCAGGGTGACGCTTTCGAGCTTGCTGGCCAGCTGGAAGCACAGCGCGCTCTCCAGCGTGGGGTGGTTCAGGATGGTCGTGTGCAGGAAGCTCGAAAGGGTCGGCTCATGCCCGACCCCCTCCGCCGCCTCCGCGCGTATGGTCTCCCAGATGGGGTCTTTCCCTTTGTCTGTCATGCGGGGCTCCGTCCGTGTGGGGTTGGGACCGGCGCCCGGGGCGCGCCGTTTCGCCCAACAGCATAGCATGGCGTATCCCTGCAAGGGAACAGACGCAGGGAAATCGCACCAAAATCCGCCCACCCTTCCTGACAAAGAGTTCTTTCGTCCCCTGTTCCTTGTCCTCTTCAACGCTGTAAGCGTTGCCGAATATGGCCCGGGCCAGGCCGCCGCCCGAAGGGCCAGGCCTGCCCTGGGTTGCCCGGACAGAAAGAATCGTGTCCCAACGGGGCAGCCGAAATTACGGCGAGAACCCAAAGACAAGGCAGGCGGGACGCCTGCGGTACGAAGAAGACCTGCGGGGCAGTTCCGTACCGCAGGCGTCCCGCCTGCCTTGTCTTCTTCCCGGCGCGTAAATTTCGGCTGCCCCTTTGGGGCATGTTTTCGGGGGAGCCTTCTCCCCAGGGCAGGCCTGGCCCTTCGGGCGGCGGCCTGGCCTGGGCTATATGCGGATGTCCCGTTGGGACAACAAAGACAGAATCACATGACCGAGGGACATTCATGCTGCTCGCAGGCGTTTCTTAAGGCGCATTCTGGTGCGATTGCCCTGGGGAACAGACGCAAGAAAACGCCCGCGCTCACTGCCCGCCGCATGTTTCACGGCATCGCCCGGCTTTTTGACGGACCGCCGGGGCTCTGGTAGACTGGTCGGTGGGACGGGAAAGTTGAATTGCTTTCGGGAATCCCCTGGTGGGGATGGGGAGGGCTGATGCCTGCCTTGCCTTTTCTTTGCGCCGTCGCGCCGTTGCGCTAAAACCTCTTTAACGCCAAGACGCAAAGACGCCAAGGCTCGGGAGGAGGGCGCAGCAAGCGGCGCCCTACGGCGAGCTGATGCGCTCCGCCGGCCTGCCCCTGACCATTGGCTACACCGGCCACCCGTGGGACCGCGCCCTCGGCCAGTACTTCGCCCCCTTCCGCTACTACAACCCTGCCACCGCCCGATGGAACATGCGTGACCCCCTCGGATTCGTGGACGGACCCAATGTCTACGCCTATGTCGCCGGGAATCCGGTGATGCGGACAGACCCGAGCGGGGGGTGGATCGTTATTGTCATTATCGGAGGGGGAGTACTAATAGGTGGGGCCATCATAATTACTGATGTCATTTTGGATGGCATCGATACTGTCTCAGATCACGCAGACGAAATATCCTGCGAGGCCAATCCAACAACCAAGAAGCTCTCGGCGAGACAGAAAAGAAAACTATGGCAAGATGCCAATCCAGGGCAAGAAGTACCATGGGATGACGATTTAAATAGGTACTATGACATGCATCATGTACAACCGACATGAGATAATGGGAAGAATTCGGGAGACAATCTGGCGCCAATGAAACATGACGAACACATGAAATTACATAATGAAAACGGCGACTATTCCTCCACCAAGCGAAAGAAGGCACCAGGGCGTTCACCCTCCGGTGGTGACTGCTAGAAAGGGCACCCATAATGGCGAGAGCTCGCGAGGTTTTGGATGAGATGGTGGCCGCGTGCGCGAGTCGCGACTTGCCGCGCCTGGAAAGGTGTTTATGCGACAATAGAAACACCTTCGCGCGTCTTAAGAAGAGGGTTGCCCCTGTCATCACCTGCTGCCACAACGGGTTTCATGAGGCCATTCCCCTTCTTTGCGCGGGGGGGGCGCAGCTGAATGAGGCATGTGAGGGCACAACCCCTCTGCTTGAGGCGACCCGAAAGGGGGATGCTGTTGCCCTGTCCATTCTGCTTGCGCATGGGGCCGACCCGAACTTGGGGGGGGAAAAGGGCCTTCTCTCTCTGATGCTGGCGGCCCGCCTGGGACTTCCCGAATGTGTCCGATTGCTTCTTGCGCACGGTGCCGGGATCAATCTCGCCGACGCCAGGCAGTGGACGGCGCTTCATGAAGCGGCAGCATACGGACAGGCGGAATGTGTCCAAATATTGCTTTCAGAAGGGGCCGATCCTCTCGCTCGAACAAGACTGTGCATGGGAAAGGAGTGTCTGCGGAGCCTCAGAGGATTCACCCCCCTGCATCTTGCCGCTCAGGAGGGTCATGTGGCGGTTGTGGAGCTTTTGCTGGCATGCACCCCGGTTAACATCAGGTCGAATGAGGGAGAGACTCCTCTATTA
It encodes the following:
- a CDS encoding RHS repeat-associated core domain-containing protein, with product MRSAGLPLTIGYTGHPWDRALGQYFAPFRYYNPATARWNMRDPLGFVDGPNVYAYVAGNPVMRTDPSGGWIVIVIIGGGVLIGGAIIITDVILDGIDTVSDHADEISCEANPTTKKLSARQKRKLWQDANPGQEVPWDDDLNRYYDMHHVQPT
- a CDS encoding FAD:protein FMN transferase; protein product: MKRPPEFVRNAALALVAVAALGWYAHRSLTCPPAPGSGADAPSPAQASVAKFEGKSMGASYHVTLTGTLSKEEVLRAHKAVDAALEDVNTKMSTYREDSELSRFNRHPGTDPFPVSTETAEVFRVALAVSEQSDGAFDITVGPLVNAWGFGPDPEGPPPDDAAVAALRERVGWRMVAVDAENRLIKTRPDVYCDLSAVAKGYAVDKAAEALETLGVAGYMVEVGGEVRAKGNGPKGGPWRIGVERPQYGERSVQEVVLLGSAALATSGDYRNFRMVDGKRFSHTIDPKTGRPIEHALASASVLHPSCAWADAYATALMVLGPEAGRAFAEKQGLAVSLLVHAGEGRFETVNTPAFDAALEAATASSR
- the cysE gene encoding serine O-acetyltransferase, which codes for MTDKGKDPIWETIRAEAAEGVGHEPTLSSFLHTTILNHPTLESALCFQLASKLESVTLPALSLRDLMEAAHEADPGLAACAREDIEAVRRRDPACRMYSQPILYFKGFLGLQAHRIAHYYWRQDRTHLALFLQSRISEAFAVDIHPAARIGRGVFIDHATGIVIGETAVVEDNVSMLHAVTLGGTGKEWGDRHPKIRQGVLIAAGAKILGNIEVGEGAKVAAGAVVLKSVPPHTTVAGVPARPIGPAESDQPALDMDQEIGEASFCPPPCSRPLEQCSRVVQYEEERKCRGGCAAPDGAAGEETP